The Actinocorallia herbida DNA window CCGCCGCGCCCACGAGAAGTCTCCGCACTCCTCAGAGGGAAGCCGCCACCCGACGCCCTGACCAGCCGCAACGCCGTCCCTTGACCGCAGGCGGCCCTTCTTCAACCCAGGAACTCGACGAACTCCTCCAGGGAGATGAGGCCGTCGTCGTCGGTGTCGGCCTTGCCGAAGATCGCGTCGCTCTCCTCGACGGTGATCGGCGTCCCGTTACGCTCGTACAGCCGCGCCAGCTCCACCCGCGAGATCTGCCCGTCCCCGTTGGTGTCCACCACGGGGAACAGCTCGCGTGCCTGTGCCTCTGTCATGACGTTCTTCCCTTCCATCGCACACCCCCGATGCCACGCCCCGCCCTGTCCGCGGGGCCCGTTTTCCGATCCTGCGCAGACCTTAGCGCTCCCCACGCCACCCCGCGTTTCCCGCTTGTGGATAACTTCCGCGGGCGGCCCCGGCTCGTCCCCGACAGCGCGCGCTGGCACCATCGGACGGGTGCGGGACAGAGAGGCGGAGGCGCCGAGGTTCGCGATCCGGGAGGGGTACGCGCTCTATCGCGGCCTCGTGACGGACGGTTCGTCCCACGCGCACGCGGCGTTCCAGATCGCGATCGCCGTGCGGGGCGAGGTGGCGATGGTGGACTCGGCCGGGAGCCGTCATCGGGCCGAGGCGCTGGTCGTGCCGCCGATGGTGCGGCACCGGATCCTCGCGTCACCCGATCTGCTGATCTTCTTCGTCGAACCGCACTGCGCGTTCGCCGATGGACTGCGCGAACGCTACGGTCCCGGCGTCACCGCGGCACCGGAGCTGCACGGCCTCACCGAGGACGGGATCGGCGGCACTCACCCGTCCCGCGAACTCGACGGGCGCCTGCTGGAGGCCATGGACGCGCTGGCCGGCGGGGCGATCGCGATGCCCGAGGTCGCCGCCCTGGTCGGTCTCTCACCGCAGCGCCTGCGCGCGCTGGCGCGCGAGCAGCTCGGCATGCCGCTCGCGCGCTGGCGCATCTGGCGCCGTCTGGTCCGCGCGGCCGAGGCGCTGCGGGAGGGCCGGTCGCTCGCCGAGGCACCGATCGCCGGAGGATTCGCCGATCAGGCGCATTTCACCCGACAGATGCGCGACATGATGGGATCGACCCCGTCTTCGGTGCTGCCGATCCTGCGCCCGTCAGCCGCGCCGCGCGACGAGCACCGAGATCGACCCGGTGACCGTTGAGACGACCTCGGCCTCCCGCACGTCAAGGAACCCCGTCTCCGTGATGAGTTCCGGCAGGATTCCGTCGGCATTGGGCTGCGTGTCGGCTTTGCCGTCCGCGATCTGCACGAGGCGGAACGCGAGCCGCATCAGCCGCGTCCGCTGGAGCCCGTAGTCGGCGATCACGAGCCGCCCGCCGGGCCGTAGCACCGCGTGCATCGACGCGAGGATCCCCCGTTTCATCGCGACCGGGCACTGGTGCAGAACGAGGCTGGACACCACGGCGTCCGCCTCCCCCGCCCCCACGACCTCTTCGAGCGCGTCGCCCATCCCGACCCGCCACTCCGGCCCCGCACCGGCGCCTCCGGCCTTGCGCCGGGCGGTGTCCAGCACGTCGGCGTCCGGATCGACCCCGACGATCCGGGCCCCGGGTTCGATCCGGCTCAGCAGCAGCGAGGTCGACCCGGTCCCGCACCCCACATCGACGATCACGTCCCCGTCCCGCGGCGCCGCGTACATGGCCAGCAGCGCCCGCCAAAGCCGCTCCCGCGTCAACGCGACCACCGGATCGTAGAACCCGGCAGGCGCGAACCGCCCCGCCGCAGGTGTGAAACTCCGCTCCGTCATGCCCCCACCCTCACCCGCCCAGACCGCCCCGGTCTTGAACAAACCGCTCACTTCACGCCCCCGCTCACAAACCTCTGACGACTCCGCGAGGTCTCATATCGCGACGATCACGGGCACCCGAGACACGGGGCGCCACCGCCCGAGTACTACGCCGATCTGTTCCGGGAGTTCGTTCCGCCGTTCGCCGGACCGCCGGCGACGTTCCATCTGAGCGGTGCCGTCGGCATCGACGCCCTGGCTCTCCGCCGGTCGGCCGAGAAGACCGGAGCACGCCTCGTGGTGGTGGTTCCCGCGACACTCGCGGACCAGCCGAACGGCCGGGAGAGCGTCGCCTGCGCATCCGGCCGGCAGAACCAGGTCCTCCTCGCGCACGCCTGCGCCCGGACCTCGACGGAGAGCTCGGGCCCGGTTCCGGTCTCCGCACACTGCCGGTCTTGCCCGGCACGCTCTCGACCAGGACACCGCCGGGGACCCGGCCGCGGGTGCCTTCCCGCCGGCGCGGCCGAACACCCGGGGCCCCGGCGCGGCCGAGAGCAGCGCGGACATCCTGCACGAATGCGTCGACCTCGTCGCCGCCGCACGTGGCCGCGTCCCCGCTCAACGGCTCCGCCAGGTCCGTCTCGGCCTCCGGCCTCGGCGCACCGCACCGTTCGTGGCGGAGCTCGACGATGACATCCACAGTCGGCTCATCGGGCTCTGACCCGTTCGGGGTGCCGCCCGGATGGGGGAAGGCGGCGGTGCCGGGAGGCGAGGGGGGCGTCCGCGGCACCGCCGGTTCGGGGGTTAGAGGACGGGGAGGACGCGGAGGGCGGGGTGGTGGGGGGAGTTGAGGTAGAGCTTCTCGGTGGAGTGCTCCTTCTCCAGCTCGATGACGAAGCGGTAGCGGTAGAGACCGGGGCGGGCGGTGGTCATGACGGCGCCGGCCCAGTAGTAGTAGACGGCGGTGTACTTGTGGCGCATGCGGTCGGGCCCGCCGTAGACCTTGAGCTCGGTCATCATGCGGCGCTCGGCGGGGTCGTCCTCGTCGCCCTCCTCGATGTCGAGGAAGACCAGGTTGTTGATCTTCGGCATGGGGGGCCAGGTGCCGTCGGGGCGGCGGTGCATGTCGATGGGGCGGATGATCCAGTTGATCACCTGGCCCTGCTTGCAGACGGTCTCCAGGTGGTCGGTGCCCTGGCCGACGCCGCCGATGCTGTTGTCCATCATGGTGAGGCAGCCGTCGAGGGACTCCTGCGCGACGGCCTTCTCCATGTCGACGAGCGTGACGACGTTGAGCTGCACCGAGTTGAGCTGGCCGCGGTCCTTGAAGTCGGCGGCCTGGTACTGCTGGTCGGTCTGGACGGTCATCACGCCTCCTTGTCCGCGCCGAGGAGCGCCTGCTCGGCCGCGACGGTGAACGGGTCGGCGACGCCGCCGAGCAGGAACGACAGCCGGTAGGAGACCGGCTTGACGATGTCGCGCTTGACGGTGGCCGTCCAGAACGCGATGTCGGTGCCGGGGTAGAACTTGCGGACGGGGTCGGCGACGCGCCGGTCGATCTCGATCCCGGAGAGCGCGACGAACGTCTCGCACTCCAGCGGGATGACGTTCCAGAGCAGGGTGTCGCCCTTGCGGACCCGGGTCCGCAGCCCGGGGGTGCCGAAGCCGGCCGACCCGGCCTTGCGGTTCGTGTCGTACAGGTACAGGTTCTCGTCCAGGTCGCCGGTGGCGAGCGCCGCGACGGGGTCGATCACCGCGGTGATCGTCACCGGCCGCACGGCGAGGGACGGGGGCTTGGGGGGCATGGTCCTCCTTGGCTCTTCTCCCGCGTTCGGCGGGACCGGGGTCTGCGGGGCCGCCGCGACGGGCTCGGCGGTCACGGCGCGGGCGGCAGGTCGGGGATCGGGAGGACGCCCAGGCCCGCGCCGGTGAAGGCGTTGCGCTTGGGGTCGGAGATGATCTCCAGGGCGGACGTGCAGGTGAGGTCCACCGGCTGCCAGACGAGGCCGTCCTCGCGCTCGATCAGCTCGTGGAGCTGGATGTGCATCGTGTAGGAGTAGATCCCGGGACGGCTGGTGTCGACCGTGGCCGCCCAGTACCAGCCGTCGTAGATCATGTCGGGCGAGCCGTACTGCGCCGGGTACATGATCTGCTGCTCGACGGCCGGGCCCGTGATGTCCGTGATGACCGGGGCCGGGTAGTTGTAGGTCGCCGCGGCGTTCTGCCCGGCGACCCGGCCCGTCGCATCGAGGACCTTCGCGGTGGTGACGCCCTTGGCCGCGCGGCTCTGCTTGGCGTTCACCCCGACCTGGTCCTTGATCCGGCCGATCCCCGCCTCGTCGCCGCTGCCGACGGCGGCGAGGTCGGCGAGCGCGTCCCGGTCGGTCTGCAGCGCCTGTTCGGCGAGGTAGTTGCGCGGGACCGTCGGCGGAACGGCGCCGAGCGAGGCCGGCAGCCAGTTGAGCACCTGCTCGGTGGCCTGGGAGCCGTCGCTGTAGTAGGTGCCGGGGACGATGGTCACCAGGTGCTCGGTGCCCTCCCCGGTCGAGCCGAGGAACTTCATGTTGTCGAACCAGAACGCGTTGCCGTCGAGGGTGCGGTCGGTGAGCGCGTTGTCGACGTCGACGAGGACGATGATGCCGTGCTGCTGTGCCATCTGCCTGCCTTCCTGCGGCTTAACGGGGGTTCACACGCGCAGCAGCGCGGGCGTGTCGACGTGCAGGACGCTGTTGGGGCCCTCATGGAGCCGGATCGAGAGCCGGTACCGGTAGGGCACGCCGGGCGCCATGGTGAAGGGCACGATCCCCTCCCAGACGAGGAGGTCGTGGTTCTCCAGCCCGTTGGAGGCCAGAGGGCTGGGCGGCGCGGCGGTGTAGGGGGAGGCGGGGGCCTCCGGCTCGGCGAGCAGGACGCCCGACGCGTAGGCGGGCACGGCCGCGTAGCCGGGGTCGGGCCGGGTGACGGGCGTCGCCGCGCCGGTGACGGGCTCGGCGCCCTCCCCCGGTCCGAGGAACGCGATCTGCTCGATCTCGACGGGTGTCTGGACGTCCACGTGGATCGCGGTCCACTGGACGACCTGGCCCGGCAGGACCGCCGTCACCAGCTCGGGGGTCCCTCCGTTGCGGCTGCCGTAGGGGCTGTCGTCGACCAGGGCGAGGTTGCCCTGGTGGAGGGTGCGGTCCGACAGCGCGCCGACGGCGTCCACCAGCAGCACAATGCTGACCTTCGGTTTCACTCGTTCTCCCATCATGGGTTCTGCGGGGTCGGGAAGGGTCAGATGCGGTCCCTGACCAGCGGGACCTTGCCGACGGGCGTCCGCTCGATCTCGGGCGAGGCCCGGGGGACGAACGCCAGCCGGAAGTCGTAGCCGGAGGCCTCGATGGACTCCGGGGTCGCTTCGCGGTCGTTGAACAGCGATAGCGAGCGCGGAAGGGCCGCGGCGAACACGCCGCGCCACCCGGACCTGCCGAGGGAGGCCGCCGCCTGCGCGGCGAGCCCTTCGGCGTCGTCGGCGGCGACGAGCACGGTCAGCGCCTTGGCCGTGCGGTGGTTGACGAACTGGACGTCGAGCGCGACCCGGTCGAGGTCGATCCCGGTGGCGCGCAGCAGCTCCACCCGGAGGGCGGCCTGGGCGAGGAGGGCGGAGTACTGGCTGTCGCCGAGGTGGAGCATGTCGCCGCTGCGCCCGGCGAACTCGAAGCGCCCGGTCCGCAGGCCGGCGCCGTCAAGGGGCGACCTGCGGACCATCCGGTCGCCGAGCTTGAGCCGCAGCAGGGGCGTCTCGTGCGCGTGCAGGCGGGTGACGACGAGCTCGCCCTCCTCCCCCTCGGCGACGGCCCTGCCGTTCTCGTCGACGATCTCGACGAGGTGCAGCCCGGGGACCGCGGCGAGTTCCGGCTGCTCGTGGTCCAGCTGGAGCCCGATGCATTCGGCCTGGGTCGCCGCGAAGTAGCTGAGGATCGACACGTTCGGGTAGACCGCGTGAAGTTCCTCCCGCTTCGTCTGCGGGAGCAGGCCGCTGCCGTACATCGCGACGCGGAAGCTCTCGCGGGCGTGCGCGGGCATGCCCGCGCCGAGTTCGGCGAGGTAGCCGATGCCCGCGGAGATGCCCATCAGCGCCTTCGCACCCGGGTAGGAGAACATGTGCTCCAGCACCGGCGCGGTGACCGGCCCCGCCCCGATGTAGTTGACGCCGGGCACCGCGGCGAGCACGCCGCCGACCATCGTGCCGCTGCTCCACATCTGGTAGTCGGCGAGCGTGGTGTACAGCCAGCGCGGGCCCGGCGCGCGGAAGTACCCGCTGAGCTGGTAGGCGCCCATGAAGGCTCCGGAGATCCGGTAGGTGTCGCGCAGCTCGCGCAACGAGTAGACGATCTCCAGCGGCAGCCCGTCGCTGGTGCCGCCGCTGGCGACGATCTCGAAGCCGCCGTGCTCGATGGGCACGACCATGCCCGCGCGCGGCCCCATGAACATGTCGCGCTGCACCGCCTTGTCCGACAGCGGGATGCGCTCCCACTCCGCCAGGTCGGCGGGCGCGGACGTGACGCCGTAGTAGTGCAGCCGTTCGCGCCACAGCGGGTTCAGCAGGACGGTGTTGACGATCTGCTGGAGCCGCCGCAGCACCAGCGCGTCCTGGACGTCGTGGGGCGCCTCGCAGTAGGGCGCGCCGACGAGGCGGGCGCACTCTTCGAGCTTGCCGGCGAACGAGGGCAGCGCGGCGACCTGCGCGACCGACCTCGGGTTCAGCTCGTCGTCGGGGATCAGCCGGGCGGCGAGGTCGGTGGGCGCGGCGGACGTCCTCTTCGACGCCGCACGGGGCTGGGTGATGGTCATGGCTGGATGCCGTCCTTGTCGTCGCGGGCCGCGCCGTCGCGCAGCACCTGGTGTCCGGTCGTCCTGATCTCGGCGATGAGCAGGGCGAGGTGCCCGGCGTCGATCCGGTGGTTCATGAGGACCACCCGGAGCGCGGCGACGCCGGCGATGTCGACCTTGGAGATGAAGAAGCGCCCGTCGGCGCGGATCCGGTTGCGGATGGCGAGCTGAAGCCGGTGCAGGTCCCCGTCCGCCAGGCTCTCCGGGGTGAAGCGGAAGCAGAGGATGTTGGCCTCGGGTTCGTGCAGGACGGTGAAGTCCGGCTCGGCGGCCAGCATCCGGTGGGCCTCCGCCGTGAGCGCGCACAGGTGGTCGATCTTGCGCGCGAACAGGGCGGGGCCGTAGACCGACCAGAGCGTCCAGAGCGGCATGATCATCGGCCGCTTGGTGCACTCGAGGTTCTTGTCGCCACTGTCGAACGCGCTGTAGATGTCGGGTTCCTCGTCGAACACGTAGCTCGCGCGCTGGCGGAACGCGCCGCGCGCGGCGGTGCCGTCCCGGTAGAACAGGAGGGTGCAGGGGGCCGGGACGAAGAGCATCTTGTGGGCGTCCCAGGTGAGGGAGTCGGCCTCGGCTATGCCGTCCAGCCTTCGGCGGTGCGCGGGCGACACCAGGAGGCTCGCGCCGTGCGCGCCGTCCACGTGCAGCCAGATCCCGCGCGGACGGGTGAGCTCGGCGAGCTCGGCGAGCGGGTCGAAGGCTCCCATCGAGGTGGTGCCGGCGGACGCGACGAGGCAGAAGACGTTGAGGCCCCGGCGTTCCGCGGCGTCGAGGGCGGGGCCGACGAGCTCGGGGCGGATGCGGCCGTGGTCGTCGACGGGCAGGCGGACGATCCGCTCCGCGCCGATGCCGAGCACGCCCACGGCCCGGTCGACGCTGTAGTGGGCGTCCTCGCTGAGCGCGACGGCCGGGTGGCCGCCCTCCCCGGCGACGCCGCGCGTCCAGATGCCGGGGAAGGCGCGGTTGCGGGCGGCGAGCAGGGCGGTGAGGTTGGCCATGGACCCGCCGGACGTGGTGACCATGGTCGAGGTCTCGGTGTCCCAGCCGATCAGGGCGGTGAGCTCCTCGGCCATGAGGCGTTCCGCGACGTTCGGGAGCTGGCCCGCCTCGTAGAACGACGACGGCTGGTTGGCGACCGAGCTGACCAGGTCCATCAGCCCGGCGAGGGGGACGGTGCCGGAGAACTGGCGGCCCATGTAGCCGGGCGAGTGGACCTGGATCCCGGTGCTCAGGTAGAGGTCGATGATCCGGCCGAGCCGATCCCCATCGAAGGGGGCGATTCCGGCGGTCTCCGTCGTCATGAGTTCCCGTGCCGCCTTCATCAGCACCGCGGGTTCGACGAGGTCGAGTCCTTTGATCTCGGGGTCGTCCAAGTAGAGGCGGAGCCGCACCGCGCATTGCTCGACGGCCCGGTGAAACTGCGCGGAGTCGAAGGCGCCGGCCAGATCGCCGTCCGCCGTTCTGCGTTCCCCGCCGTTCACCGAATGGTCGATCGCGCTTTGCGTTCTGGCGAGCTTCACAGGCGGGTTCCTCCCCACGATCAGGTGCCCGGATGGTGCTTCGGGGATGATCGTAGGCAGCCGGCGGGGATCTCCGACAGATGGCGACCGGGTGCGGACGCCCAGCTCAAATGGGATGACCGTAAGGAAGATTCGGGGATCACGGCGAGGGTGTCAAGGAATCACGGAAGTAGCCCCGATACGGAGTAAACCGCCCAGAACAAAGTAGACATAAGGAATATTGCCCCCGGTCGCTCATCCTTTTTCGGCGAGTGGCGGAACATATCGCCCTACTTTTTTCACACCGGCCCGGGAATTCCACAAAGCTCCTTGCGCATGCTATGAGATGCCGCACCGCATCCGTTTCCACAGTGCGGTGATCCTCATGCAAGAGCATTCGCCGGTATGACCGCCCGCCCACTCCGGCGCATTTTCGCGGCACCCGGGGCGTCCTTTCCGCCACCGCCGGGGCACACGGTCACTCCCGCCGCCGGATCCGTCGCCGACGGTGACCGCGGGAAAGGCGATCGGCGTTCGAGTGCCGCCGCCAGTGCGGAGGTCAGGCCTGCCAGAACGTCGCCAGCGCGACGTGCAGGGCGGTCGCGCCGAGCACGCTGACCACCGCGTTACGGGTGCGCAGATGGAGGGCCACGGCGGCGGCGAGCCCGGCCGCGGCGGGCACCGCGCTGCGCCAGGCCGTCGGCTCTATCCCGCGCAGCGTGTAGAGGGCGAGGATGACCATGACGCCGACCG harbors:
- a CDS encoding EF-hand domain-containing protein, whose amino-acid sequence is MTEAQARELFPVVDTNGDGQISRVELARLYERNGTPITVEESDAIFGKADTDDDGLISLEEFVEFLG
- a CDS encoding helix-turn-helix domain-containing protein; this translates as MRDREAEAPRFAIREGYALYRGLVTDGSSHAHAAFQIAIAVRGEVAMVDSAGSRHRAEALVVPPMVRHRILASPDLLIFFVEPHCAFADGLRERYGPGVTAAPELHGLTEDGIGGTHPSRELDGRLLEAMDALAGGAIAMPEVAALVGLSPQRLRALAREQLGMPLARWRIWRRLVRAAEALREGRSLAEAPIAGGFADQAHFTRQMRDMMGSTPSSVLPILRPSAAPRDEHRDRPGDR
- a CDS encoding class I SAM-dependent methyltransferase, producing the protein MTERSFTPAAGRFAPAGFYDPVVALTRERLWRALLAMYAAPRDGDVIVDVGCGTGSTSLLLSRIEPGARIVGVDPDADVLDTARRKAGGAGAGPEWRVGMGDALEEVVGAGEADAVVSSLVLHQCPVAMKRGILASMHAVLRPGGRLVIADYGLQRTRLMRLAFRLVQIADGKADTQPNADGILPELITETGFLDVREAEVVSTVTGSISVLVARRG
- a CDS encoding pyridoxal phosphate-dependent decarboxylase family protein, which encodes MKLARTQSAIDHSVNGGERRTADGDLAGAFDSAQFHRAVEQCAVRLRLYLDDPEIKGLDLVEPAVLMKAARELMTTETAGIAPFDGDRLGRIIDLYLSTGIQVHSPGYMGRQFSGTVPLAGLMDLVSSVANQPSSFYEAGQLPNVAERLMAEELTALIGWDTETSTMVTTSGGSMANLTALLAARNRAFPGIWTRGVAGEGGHPAVALSEDAHYSVDRAVGVLGIGAERIVRLPVDDHGRIRPELVGPALDAAERRGLNVFCLVASAGTTSMGAFDPLAELAELTRPRGIWLHVDGAHGASLLVSPAHRRRLDGIAEADSLTWDAHKMLFVPAPCTLLFYRDGTAARGAFRQRASYVFDEEPDIYSAFDSGDKNLECTKRPMIMPLWTLWSVYGPALFARKIDHLCALTAEAHRMLAAEPDFTVLHEPEANILCFRFTPESLADGDLHRLQLAIRNRIRADGRFFISKVDIAGVAALRVVLMNHRIDAGHLALLIAEIRTTGHQVLRDGAARDDKDGIQP
- a CDS encoding branched-chain amino acid transporter permease, whose product is MPTPLYLTAAVALSAAITWGLRALPFAVLSPLRRSAALRRLSLSMPVGVMVILALYTLRGIEPTAWRSAVPAAAGLAAAVALHLRTRNAVVSVLGATALHVALATFWQA